A genomic window from Candidatus Krumholzibacteriia bacterium includes:
- a CDS encoding right-handed parallel beta-helix repeat-containing protein, giving the protein MSIHRKSIVAALSLALALSFLAAGGASAATYYVSNSGSDSSAGSQAAPWQTLQKAAASISAGDVVLVSPGTYVGFNITSGGTSSSPKTFRADGDNVIINSQNASTPDNINIENADYVVVEGFVVQDAPRAGIRVATSRGVVLRNNYVHRCARWGIFTAYATDIQILDNVCANSGEEHGIYVSNSTVASDNPVIRGNECFGNLHNGIQLNGDCTSSGDGVISGALIENNIIHDNGWKGFSLISVQNSTIQNNILYYNGTAAGAGGIHLTDEPGCNRPSNNNIVVNNTVVEFNIAGIRIGDGSTANILFNNIVAASSLGSTIIDDVGGNQIHGTSNLRVTSTAGLFVDAAARDYHLASASAAVDVGVATYGGASAPTVDFAAAARPAGNGYDAGAFERAGAAPPPPPPPPPPTGIIATHPRILVPGGRLAELRQSGCFDASGNPIPGCTQTAQWNGLEDIVENRPERASALEWAMAFMVTGNATYRTNAIADADAQVAAGVDPIVAANYRFLYVRDYLRRIACTYDWLYGDLSAAQRTNYKNYMLMLIYLTWNDDATTKAIYDIGNWGANAPGNNFYYNFILATAYAALALHGENTTQFTWGGTTYPFKLTLDGVDYTNILDFLYAKITDESIPKWLNTYGKGGGWHEGDQYGPSAKRHLFEALVILRRAGGRDFFNDPATSFPLEAALYKFYSTQPRGRLFYSGGDAGREPTFGIYDYDRHEMICLADGLEGRAESAYAQYWVNHFYPLADGTGQQVVDFMFYRPVLPESPLSALPLNYRAEGMDWMNSRSSWGDDAVSVSFVSTDAVAGHQHNDQNAFQIYRGSSGSRLDGWLVTDTQPFATGNRTATASHNTIIVDNATCQRYGRGTGNMEKYSAVMNTSPAYVYTMGDASDAYYDDLEVNCYSQDGTKQLTTFQRELVHVLPGYIVVFDRVTPINPNAKVRNFFHYSNQPVVTGDMLEVTRGDGKVFHKVLLPNNARLTTIDEQIGDSKTITTWRLEAEATPVPNHQFLNVFYVTSAGTVQMPDALVVRSEQQNMVGTRIADPAHDIVLMFSADPTGAAPGGTIEYKVGFSNGSQHFLYDLVPGTEYTVDVAQENGFFSVKVAQGPGVMTTDAGVLHFEIDAVNLAALGR; this is encoded by the coding sequence ATGTCAATACACAGAAAATCCATCGTCGCAGCGCTGAGCCTGGCGTTGGCGCTGTCATTCCTCGCGGCGGGCGGTGCTTCCGCCGCCACTTACTACGTATCCAACAGTGGAAGCGACTCCAGCGCCGGTTCCCAGGCCGCGCCGTGGCAGACCCTGCAGAAGGCCGCCGCAAGCATCAGCGCCGGCGACGTGGTGCTGGTGTCGCCGGGCACGTACGTCGGCTTCAATATCACTTCCGGCGGTACATCGTCGTCGCCGAAGACGTTTCGCGCCGACGGGGACAACGTGATCATCAACAGTCAGAACGCCAGCACCCCGGACAACATCAACATCGAGAACGCCGACTACGTCGTCGTCGAGGGGTTCGTGGTGCAGGACGCGCCACGCGCCGGCATCCGTGTGGCCACCTCGCGCGGCGTCGTGTTGCGCAACAACTACGTTCATCGCTGTGCGCGCTGGGGAATCTTCACCGCCTACGCCACGGACATCCAGATCCTGGACAACGTGTGCGCCAATTCGGGTGAGGAGCACGGTATCTACGTGTCCAACAGCACCGTCGCCAGCGACAATCCCGTCATCCGCGGCAACGAGTGCTTCGGAAACCTCCACAACGGAATCCAGCTCAACGGGGATTGCACCTCCAGCGGTGACGGCGTGATCAGCGGCGCACTCATCGAGAACAACATCATCCACGACAACGGATGGAAGGGCTTCAGCCTCATCTCCGTCCAGAATTCGACCATCCAGAACAACATCCTGTATTACAACGGCACGGCCGCCGGGGCGGGTGGCATCCACCTCACCGATGAGCCCGGCTGCAACCGACCCAGCAACAACAACATCGTGGTCAACAACACGGTGGTCGAATTCAACATCGCGGGAATTCGCATCGGCGACGGTTCCACCGCCAACATCCTGTTCAACAACATCGTTGCTGCCAGCAGCCTGGGGAGCACGATCATCGATGACGTGGGTGGCAACCAGATCCACGGCACCTCCAACCTGCGGGTCACCTCCACCGCGGGGCTCTTCGTGGATGCCGCGGCGCGGGATTACCACCTGGCCAGCGCGAGTGCCGCGGTGGACGTGGGCGTTGCCACCTACGGTGGCGCCAGCGCCCCGACGGTTGACTTCGCCGCCGCGGCGCGCCCGGCGGGCAACGGCTACGACGCCGGGGCCTTCGAGCGCGCGGGCGCCGCACCCCCTCCGCCTCCGCCGCCACCCCCGCCGACGGGAATCATCGCCACACACCCGCGCATCCTCGTGCCCGGGGGACGGCTGGCCGAGCTGCGCCAGTCGGGATGTTTCGATGCAAGCGGGAATCCCATTCCGGGCTGCACGCAGACCGCGCAATGGAACGGGCTCGAGGACATCGTCGAAAACCGGCCGGAGCGCGCCAGCGCGCTGGAATGGGCGATGGCCTTCATGGTGACGGGGAACGCGACCTACCGGACCAACGCCATCGCCGATGCGGACGCGCAGGTTGCGGCGGGCGTGGATCCCATCGTTGCGGCAAACTACCGTTTCCTGTATGTGCGCGACTACCTGCGCAGGATCGCCTGCACCTATGACTGGCTCTACGGTGACCTGAGTGCCGCGCAGCGCACGAACTACAAGAACTACATGCTGATGCTCATCTACCTGACGTGGAACGACGACGCGACCACCAAGGCGATCTACGACATCGGCAACTGGGGTGCCAACGCGCCCGGTAACAACTTCTACTACAACTTCATCCTGGCCACGGCCTACGCGGCGCTGGCCTTGCACGGGGAGAACACCACACAGTTCACGTGGGGAGGGACGACGTACCCCTTCAAGCTCACCCTCGACGGGGTGGACTACACCAATATACTCGACTTCCTGTACGCCAAGATCACCGACGAGTCCATTCCGAAGTGGCTCAACACGTACGGCAAGGGCGGCGGCTGGCACGAAGGCGACCAGTACGGTCCATCCGCCAAGCGCCACCTGTTCGAGGCGTTGGTGATCCTGCGCCGCGCCGGTGGCCGCGACTTCTTCAACGATCCCGCCACCAGCTTCCCGCTGGAAGCCGCGTTGTACAAGTTCTACTCGACGCAGCCGCGCGGGCGGCTCTTCTACTCCGGCGGCGACGCGGGGCGCGAGCCCACCTTCGGTATCTACGACTATGACCGGCACGAGATGATATGCCTCGCCGACGGACTCGAGGGCAGAGCGGAGTCCGCCTACGCGCAGTACTGGGTCAACCACTTCTACCCGCTCGCCGACGGCACCGGGCAGCAGGTGGTGGACTTCATGTTCTACCGGCCGGTGCTGCCTGAGAGCCCGCTGTCCGCGCTTCCGCTGAATTACCGGGCGGAGGGAATGGACTGGATGAACAGCCGCTCGAGCTGGGGCGACGACGCAGTGTCGGTGAGCTTCGTCTCCACCGACGCGGTGGCCGGCCACCAGCACAACGACCAGAACGCCTTCCAGATCTACCGCGGCTCATCCGGCAGCCGCCTGGACGGCTGGCTGGTGACCGACACGCAGCCGTTCGCCACCGGCAACCGCACGGCGACGGCGTCGCACAACACGATCATCGTGGACAACGCCACCTGCCAGCGCTACGGCAGGGGAACCGGCAACATGGAGAAGTACAGCGCAGTGATGAACACCAGTCCCGCGTACGTCTACACCATGGGTGACGCCAGCGACGCCTACTACGACGACCTGGAGGTCAACTGCTACAGCCAGGATGGCACCAAGCAGCTCACCACCTTCCAGCGCGAGCTGGTGCACGTGCTGCCGGGATACATCGTGGTCTTCGACCGCGTCACACCCATCAACCCCAACGCGAAAGTGCGCAACTTCTTCCACTACTCGAACCAGCCGGTGGTGACCGGCGACATGCTGGAAGTGACACGCGGCGACGGCAAGGTGTTCCACAAGGTGCTGCTGCCGAACAATGCGCGTCTGACCACCATCGACGAGCAGATCGGTGATTCCAAGACCATCACGACCTGGCGCCTGGAGGCGGAAGCCACGCCGGTACCGAACCACCAGTTCCTGAATGTGTTCTACGTCACCTCGGCCGGCACCGTGCAGATGCCCGACGCCCTCGTGGTCCGTTCCGAGCAGCAGAACATGGTGGGAACCCGCATTGCGGATCCCGCGCACGACATCGTGCTCATGTTCTCGGCCGATCCCACCGGGGCGGCTCCGGGCGGGACCATCGAGTACAAGGTGGGCTTCAGCAATGGCAGCCAGCACTTCCTGTACGACCTCGTGCCGGGCACCGAGTACACGGTCGACGTGGCCCAGGAGAACGGGTTCTTCTCGGTGAAGGTTGCGCAGGGGCCGGGTGTCATGACCACCGACGCCGGCGTGCTCCACTTCGAAATCGACGCGGTGAACCTTGCCGCGCTCGGCAGATAG
- a CDS encoding glycosyltransferase family 4 protein translates to MASRSRHLLLVTYHFPPSAASGSFRLLGFSKYLPALGWKVTVVAPPSMPGEPVDPGLAAQVPSGVEVRAVAYPTRGGKPVRVFFPYAAWLAPAWPAVRDAARNGRPDVVLTSGPPHLVHLLGLWIARRHRTPWIADFRDPWVNDGLGRPRRWIDRWFQVCERSVYRNADRILANAPNAMDVYRRDYPRQQHKIRMLTNGFDPHLVMASPAPALAPGSPLRLVHAGEIYLGRDPLPLLDAMREIQQATPVGGPRLELHILGRAERGRAQMEAAIRERGLTDSVVFRGQVSYQESLAAMAEADINVLFDTPNRKFGVPAKLYEYLGAGRPVLALAESDGDTANILREAGLRHAIAHPLRTGEIRDALSGLIAARGEGSPVIADPARLARFTRENLAGTLAGIMDEVLAEREASRVQ, encoded by the coding sequence ATGGCGTCGCGGTCCCGGCATCTGCTCCTGGTCACCTACCATTTCCCACCGTCCGCGGCCAGCGGATCGTTCCGCCTGCTTGGATTCTCGAAGTACCTGCCGGCGCTGGGCTGGAAGGTCACGGTGGTGGCGCCGCCGAGCATGCCGGGAGAGCCGGTGGATCCGGGGCTCGCAGCGCAGGTACCCTCGGGTGTGGAAGTGCGCGCGGTTGCTTACCCCACGCGCGGCGGAAAACCGGTGCGCGTTTTCTTCCCGTACGCGGCGTGGCTGGCGCCGGCATGGCCGGCGGTGCGCGACGCCGCCAGGAACGGGCGGCCAGACGTGGTTCTGACCTCGGGACCACCGCACCTCGTGCACCTGCTGGGACTGTGGATAGCGCGGCGCCACCGCACGCCGTGGATCGCAGACTTCCGCGACCCGTGGGTAAACGATGGGCTCGGGCGGCCAAGGCGCTGGATCGACCGCTGGTTCCAGGTCTGCGAGCGGAGCGTGTACCGAAACGCCGACCGCATCCTCGCCAACGCACCCAACGCGATGGACGTGTACCGCCGCGACTACCCGCGCCAGCAGCACAAGATCCGCATGCTCACCAACGGCTTCGATCCGCATCTCGTGATGGCGTCGCCCGCCCCGGCGCTTGCGCCGGGAAGCCCGCTGCGCCTGGTCCACGCCGGCGAGATCTACCTGGGCCGCGATCCGCTGCCGCTGCTCGATGCGATGCGCGAGATCCAGCAGGCGACGCCCGTGGGCGGCCCGCGCCTCGAGCTCCACATCCTGGGACGCGCCGAAAGGGGACGCGCACAGATGGAAGCGGCGATTCGCGAACGCGGACTCACCGACAGCGTCGTGTTTCGCGGCCAGGTGTCCTACCAGGAGTCGCTCGCGGCCATGGCCGAGGCGGATATCAACGTTCTGTTCGATACGCCGAACCGGAAGTTCGGTGTGCCGGCGAAGCTCTACGAGTATCTCGGCGCGGGGCGGCCGGTGCTGGCGCTGGCCGAGTCCGACGGTGACACCGCCAACATCCTGCGCGAAGCGGGACTGCGCCACGCAATCGCGCATCCGCTTCGCACCGGCGAGATACGCGACGCGCTCTCCGGCCTGATCGCCGCCCGGGGTGAGGGAAGCCCCGTCATCGCCGATCCCGCGCGGCTGGCGCGTTTCACGCGGGAGAACCTCGCCGGGACACTCGCCGGGATCATGGACGAAGTCCTCGCCGAACGGGAGGCCAGCCGTGTCCAATAG
- a CDS encoding O-antigen ligase family protein — MSNRRLTVAATFVGTLFLTFSLTYLLLQDERMAMAGGVGVVGLTVMFVEPFVGLVNYLLFIYLRPQDYVRALMGMPLMLMIGAATCFMVVLHMAVLQRTITLARSPNNLLVLWFGAAIVVSQLATLVPVGVMSAVTDFVPTLILYLLVANLVTSERRLKFVISLLVVLTMTLAVQGVVQIHTGQGLGGQDTYDGRIRAIGIFSDPNDLALALVMVQPFLLLKLLEPAKPAEKLLAMIGMAVLTYGLFLTQSRGGLIAFGLLMMIALSRRLGRAIGLSIGGFMMLIIVVLSPRMANISAEEGSTYGRIEAWTTGFDLFQQYPLFGVGFGNYTEHHFRTAHNSLVLCAAELGVFGLLAWVMLIYMSIKNLGFIARELKASGRRESALYVESVRYGFFSFMVAAYFLSRTYNELLFIFLGLTTAITHMFVRGSSERYVLMDRRDFVYGIAATIGAMLLTKFFLITAW; from the coding sequence GTGTCCAATAGGCGGCTCACCGTCGCGGCCACGTTCGTCGGGACCCTGTTCCTGACCTTTTCGCTCACGTACCTGCTCTTGCAGGACGAACGCATGGCCATGGCCGGGGGAGTGGGTGTGGTGGGGCTCACCGTCATGTTCGTGGAGCCTTTCGTCGGACTGGTGAATTACCTGCTGTTCATCTACCTGCGCCCGCAGGACTACGTGCGCGCACTGATGGGCATGCCGCTGATGCTGATGATCGGTGCCGCCACCTGCTTCATGGTGGTGCTGCACATGGCGGTGCTGCAGCGCACCATCACGCTGGCCAGGTCGCCCAACAACCTCCTCGTGCTGTGGTTCGGGGCGGCCATTGTGGTTTCGCAACTGGCCACCCTGGTGCCGGTCGGGGTGATGTCCGCCGTGACGGATTTCGTCCCCACGCTGATCCTGTACCTGCTGGTGGCCAATCTGGTCACCAGCGAGCGCCGCCTCAAGTTCGTGATCAGCCTGCTGGTGGTGTTGACGATGACACTGGCGGTGCAGGGCGTGGTGCAGATCCACACCGGCCAGGGCCTCGGCGGGCAGGACACGTACGACGGACGCATCCGCGCCATCGGCATCTTTTCGGACCCCAACGATCTTGCGCTGGCGCTGGTCATGGTGCAGCCGTTCCTCCTGCTGAAACTGCTGGAGCCGGCCAAGCCCGCGGAGAAGCTGTTGGCGATGATCGGCATGGCCGTCCTCACCTACGGCCTCTTCCTCACCCAGTCGCGCGGGGGACTGATCGCGTTCGGCCTGCTGATGATGATCGCGCTGAGCCGCCGGCTTGGCCGCGCCATCGGCCTGTCGATTGGCGGGTTCATGATGCTGATCATCGTGGTGCTCTCCCCGCGCATGGCGAATATCTCCGCGGAGGAGGGATCCACCTACGGCCGTATCGAGGCGTGGACCACCGGCTTCGACCTGTTCCAGCAGTACCCGCTGTTCGGCGTTGGCTTTGGCAATTACACCGAGCATCATTTTCGCACCGCGCACAACTCGCTGGTGCTGTGTGCCGCCGAGCTGGGCGTATTCGGATTGCTCGCGTGGGTCATGCTGATCTACATGTCCATCAAGAACCTCGGTTTCATCGCGCGCGAACTGAAGGCCAGCGGACGGCGCGAAAGCGCCCTGTATGTGGAGAGCGTCCGCTACGGCTTCTTCTCGTTCATGGTGGCCGCGTACTTCCTGTCGCGAACCTACAACGAGTTGCTTTTCATCTTCCTGGGGTTGACCACGGCCATCACGCACATGTTCGTGCGCGGCTCGAGCGAGCGCTATGTATTGATGGACCGGCGTGATTTCGTGTACGGCATTGCGGCCACGATCGGTGCGATGCTGCTGACCAAGTTCTTCCTGATAACCGCGTGGTGA
- a CDS encoding Ig-like domain-containing protein — MFRQCISILLLAGIHAVSVPGAVNAAKSGTAAANGTAATSTQIILFDLPPAGSYDVRRNGTPAGSVTANPAGTFSYTSPTSAGDRILFTLTGVNPVTPGAPASFVATGNSQGCVALSWNTPPADDYVTAYSLLWGTTPGVYTDSLQFGRLEVVQSGNTSRSTRCGFPSGTFHFALRAYNSFDLYSALSVPSTTTISNENTQGPPAPGNVAVTETPPGCARVTWTASGDPTVTGYRLYLGTRPRSQGAYSDSSDVGLVVTGSFCSLAPGTYYAAVRARTGTGILSAYSREVSVSVIGPDVTPPVVSGMSPANGASNVPRNTSVFFVVTDARSGVNFNSIVVTVDGQQCPGTVTTTPGGYAVQCQPAALLPANSSVAVSVSAQDGASPANTVNTSWSFQTGANAVNDVDPPVISSPAPAADANDVPPRATVAVTISDTGLGVDLSTVEMVVDGTVVAPSVEGTPASVRVSWQPDPPFQAGRTVMVRVDACDHASPANCAATFSYSFTVGNPQVAAEPGAIVPDGFWADDPSRPMEVRNLPASWRVRIFDPAGTPVRRFTNSQAGITWTWDFRNDNGERVAPALYLVRVTDSSGSVQGTARFLVQSH, encoded by the coding sequence ATGTTTCGTCAATGCATCTCGATCCTCCTGCTCGCGGGAATTCACGCCGTATCCGTCCCCGGCGCAGTGAACGCCGCGAAAAGCGGTACGGCAGCCGCGAACGGCACGGCCGCGACCAGCACTCAGATCATCCTTTTCGACCTGCCGCCGGCCGGCAGCTATGACGTGCGGCGCAACGGAACGCCCGCCGGATCGGTCACGGCGAATCCTGCCGGCACGTTCAGCTACACGTCGCCCACCAGCGCCGGGGACCGCATTCTGTTCACGCTCACCGGAGTGAACCCGGTCACGCCCGGCGCACCCGCGTCGTTCGTGGCGACGGGGAACAGCCAGGGCTGTGTCGCCCTTTCGTGGAACACGCCGCCCGCCGACGACTATGTGACGGCCTACTCGCTGCTGTGGGGAACGACGCCGGGGGTATACACGGATTCGTTGCAGTTCGGGCGCCTCGAGGTCGTGCAGTCCGGCAACACCTCGCGGAGCACACGCTGCGGCTTCCCTTCGGGGACCTTCCATTTCGCGCTGCGCGCGTACAACTCGTTCGACCTGTACAGCGCGCTCTCGGTGCCGTCGACGACGACCATCTCCAATGAGAACACCCAGGGCCCGCCGGCACCGGGCAACGTGGCGGTGACGGAAACGCCGCCGGGCTGCGCCCGGGTCACCTGGACCGCCTCCGGCGATCCCACCGTGACCGGCTACCGGCTCTACCTGGGCACCCGCCCGCGTTCGCAGGGCGCCTACAGCGACTCCAGCGACGTGGGCCTGGTGGTCACCGGCTCCTTCTGCAGCCTCGCGCCGGGGACCTACTACGCCGCGGTGCGTGCCAGAACCGGCACGGGCATCTTGAGTGCCTACTCGAGAGAAGTCTCGGTTTCTGTTATCGGACCTGACGTTACGCCACCGGTCGTGTCGGGCATGTCGCCCGCCAACGGCGCCAGCAACGTGCCACGCAATACCAGCGTGTTCTTCGTGGTGACCGACGCGCGCTCCGGGGTCAACTTCAACTCCATCGTGGTGACGGTGGACGGGCAGCAGTGCCCGGGCACGGTTACCACCACGCCCGGCGGCTACGCCGTCCAGTGCCAGCCCGCCGCACTCCTGCCCGCCAACAGCAGCGTGGCGGTGTCGGTGTCCGCGCAGGATGGGGCGTCGCCGGCCAACACGGTCAACACGTCGTGGTCGTTCCAGACCGGCGCCAACGCCGTCAACGATGTCGACCCGCCGGTGATCTCGTCACCGGCCCCGGCGGCGGACGCGAACGACGTGCCCCCGCGGGCCACCGTCGCCGTGACCATCAGCGACACCGGCCTGGGCGTCGATCTGAGCACGGTGGAGATGGTGGTCGACGGTACGGTGGTTGCGCCGTCGGTGGAGGGAACCCCGGCCAGCGTACGGGTGTCCTGGCAGCCGGACCCGCCCTTCCAGGCGGGGCGCACCGTTATGGTGCGGGTCGACGCATGCGACCACGCGTCCCCGGCGAACTGCGCGGCGACGTTCTCGTACAGTTTCACGGTAGGCAATCCGCAGGTTGCGGCAGAGCCCGGTGCCATCGTTCCCGACGGCTTCTGGGCCGACGATCCCTCGCGGCCGATGGAGGTGCGCAACCTGCCCGCCTCGTGGCGTGTGCGCATCTTCGACCCGGCCGGAACGCCGGTGCGACGCTTCACCAACAGCCAGGCGGGGATCACCTGGACGTGGGACTTCCGTAACGACAACGGCGAACGCGTGGCGCCGGCGCTCTACCTCGTGCGCGTCACCGACAGTTCCGGATCCGTGCAGGGAACCGCCCGCTTCCTGGTGCAGTCGCACTGA
- a CDS encoding exosortase/archaeosortase family protein: MRAASPAPRALAASLPIVLPLLLAYGYVLLSLAGQWADDPNYAHGFFVPIMSAWLAWRRRDRLRAAPRRPNPAGILVVAAGAALYLAGVLAAELFTTRVSLVVVLTGLVLALEGSERLRVMALPLGFLLFMIPLPYVVYYRLTFPLQIESSRIAAGLLTAAGLPVVREGNVIHLEGYALEVVTACSGLRSIMTLGTIGVFIATLLPMSRAGLAGYLLLIVPVAMGANVLRLALTAAIAAVAGPGAAESFLHELSGLVLFVLGVVALFIIAWGFRWADRRRSGLSRR, from the coding sequence ATGAGAGCGGCCTCGCCCGCGCCGCGGGCCCTCGCCGCTTCGCTGCCGATCGTCCTGCCGCTGCTCCTCGCCTACGGCTACGTGCTGCTTTCCCTGGCGGGGCAGTGGGCCGACGATCCCAACTACGCCCACGGGTTCTTCGTTCCCATCATGTCCGCCTGGCTCGCCTGGCGGCGGCGTGACCGCCTTCGTGCCGCCCCCCGCCGGCCCAACCCGGCGGGAATCCTCGTGGTGGCGGCGGGCGCGGCCCTCTACCTGGCCGGGGTCTTGGCCGCGGAGCTCTTCACCACCCGCGTCTCACTCGTGGTCGTGCTCACCGGGCTGGTGCTGGCCCTGGAGGGCAGCGAGCGCCTGCGGGTGATGGCGCTTCCGCTGGGCTTTCTCCTCTTCATGATTCCGCTGCCCTACGTGGTGTACTACCGGCTGACGTTTCCGCTCCAGATAGAGAGTTCGCGCATCGCGGCGGGTCTTCTCACCGCGGCCGGGCTGCCGGTGGTCCGCGAGGGCAACGTGATCCACCTGGAGGGCTACGCGCTGGAAGTCGTCACCGCGTGCAGCGGGCTTCGCTCCATCATGACACTGGGCACCATCGGCGTGTTCATCGCGACGTTGCTGCCCATGTCGCGCGCCGGCCTCGCCGGCTACCTGCTGCTCATCGTCCCGGTGGCCATGGGGGCGAACGTCCTGCGCCTCGCGCTGACGGCGGCCATCGCCGCCGTCGCCGGGCCGGGTGCGGCGGAGAGTTTCCTTCACGAACTCTCGGGGCTCGTGCTATTCGTTCTCGGGGTGGTGGCGTTGTTCATTATTGCATGGGGGTTCCGGTGGGCCGATCGCAGGCGAAGTGGATTGTCGCGTCGATAA
- a CDS encoding polysaccharide deacetylase family protein — translation MSTPSQSFDPRGLSVPVLMYHSVGRVLPDWAWSELTTPADVFESHLRALAAAGYRAVSLAQWHDHVNGTRVLTGKPVVLTFDDGYLDNWTHVVPLLERYGFCGTVLATVEFVQPDDAVRPTLREAGRGELAEDALETRGFMSWEELRRGANSGVLDVQSHAFTHTWYPVSDEVVDFHHPGDAYYWLDWNAYPDGKPFYLSNLGRSRVPFGVPVYRHEKSLACRRFHADPAESEHCAGVVARSGGDAFFLQPGWRDRLGEALTQFRSGRARRGRVETDAERGARLEHELVGSKRALEHGLGRPVDFFVWPGGGYDDDALRMARQHYKAVTLSGAERMRYRNRPLENPGSIIRRGAPTIETGAAEHYAPGRYLVDFIEEFRGVPGARRRRQARKLAYLAAARLGLWPR, via the coding sequence GTGTCCACCCCTTCACAGAGCTTCGACCCCCGCGGTCTCTCGGTTCCGGTGCTCATGTACCACAGCGTGGGGCGCGTGCTGCCGGACTGGGCCTGGTCGGAGCTGACCACCCCGGCGGACGTCTTCGAGAGCCACCTGAGGGCCCTCGCCGCCGCCGGCTACCGCGCCGTCTCGCTGGCGCAGTGGCACGACCACGTGAACGGGACCCGCGTGCTGACCGGCAAGCCGGTGGTGCTAACCTTCGACGACGGCTACCTGGACAACTGGACCCACGTGGTGCCGCTGCTGGAGCGCTACGGTTTCTGCGGCACGGTGCTCGCGACGGTGGAGTTCGTGCAGCCGGATGACGCCGTGCGTCCCACCCTGCGCGAGGCCGGGCGGGGAGAACTCGCCGAAGACGCGCTGGAAACACGCGGCTTCATGTCTTGGGAGGAACTCCGGCGCGGCGCAAACAGCGGTGTGCTCGATGTACAGAGCCACGCGTTCACGCACACGTGGTACCCGGTGAGCGACGAGGTCGTCGACTTCCATCACCCCGGAGACGCGTACTACTGGCTGGACTGGAACGCGTACCCGGACGGAAAACCATTCTACCTGTCGAATCTCGGCCGCTCGCGCGTGCCATTCGGCGTTCCCGTCTACCGGCACGAGAAGTCGCTCGCCTGCAGGCGCTTCCACGCCGATCCTGCGGAGTCGGAGCACTGCGCCGGCGTGGTAGCACGCAGCGGCGGCGACGCGTTCTTCTTGCAACCCGGCTGGCGCGACCGGCTGGGCGAAGCGTTGACGCAATTCCGTTCCGGTCGCGCGCGTCGTGGCCGGGTGGAAACGGACGCGGAACGCGGCGCGCGACTGGAGCACGAACTGGTGGGGTCGAAACGCGCTCTGGAACATGGCCTCGGGCGCCCGGTGGACTTCTTCGTGTGGCCGGGTGGAGGTTACGATGACGACGCGCTGCGCATGGCCCGCCAGCACTACAAGGCCGTCACCCTGAGCGGCGCCGAGCGCATGCGCTACCGCAACCGGCCGCTGGAGAATCCGGGATCGATCATCCGGCGCGGTGCACCCACCATCGAGACGGGTGCGGCGGAGCATTACGCCCCCGGCCGCTATCTGGTGGACTTCATCGAGGAGTTTCGCGGGGTTCCCGGTGCGCGCCGCCGCCGCCAGGCGCGCAAGCTCGCCTACCTTGCCGCGGCCCGGCTCGGCTTGTGGCCGCGGTAA
- a CDS encoding phosphotransferase — protein sequence MRPSAAEIETRIGQNLQRYFPGLSPGSAQVRCAPFAETSSYPLVHCGVFDRATSARRAGLVVKFPPTWSTHDEAETEHRQLSRMAAVLGIGGGPLRVPRPLDYFPDWSALVTEEVGGERFSRRLMRDTSRFAGRPAAARLAGWVRDCGRWLAAFHQATALAGEAPFGDAFRDPIMQRLEKLQTQGLPAAVAARVQETLGALRGWGTDRDVPVACLHGDFGPQNIHVAPEWICVFDLSYDRPAAIFDDVAYFLVTLETMSPWPRHVFFDRARALALREPFLQGYGRGTDGDDATALEGYYLKALVFRCAKQRRNVAARGRLPAAAFDRVFVARRYPERLERQCRLIQKLL from the coding sequence GTGCGCCCCAGTGCGGCTGAGATCGAGACTCGGATAGGCCAGAACCTGCAGCGCTACTTCCCGGGGCTCAGCCCCGGGAGCGCGCAGGTTCGCTGTGCGCCGTTCGCGGAGACGTCGTCGTATCCGCTGGTGCACTGTGGCGTCTTCGACCGGGCGACATCGGCACGCCGCGCCGGCCTGGTGGTGAAGTTCCCCCCGACGTGGTCCACCCACGACGAAGCGGAAACCGAGCACCGGCAGTTGAGCCGCATGGCCGCCGTGCTGGGAATCGGCGGCGGTCCGCTGCGCGTCCCACGTCCCCTCGACTATTTCCCCGACTGGTCGGCGCTGGTCACTGAAGAGGTGGGCGGAGAGCGTTTCTCACGCCGCCTCATGCGCGACACCAGCCGCTTTGCGGGACGACCCGCCGCGGCGCGCCTGGCCGGCTGGGTGCGCGATTGCGGCCGCTGGCTCGCCGCGTTTCACCAGGCCACCGCCCTGGCCGGGGAGGCGCCGTTCGGCGACGCGTTTCGGGATCCCATCATGCAGCGCCTGGAGAAACTGCAGACCCAGGGCCTGCCGGCGGCCGTCGCCGCGCGGGTACAGGAAACACTCGGCGCACTGCGGGGGTGGGGGACGGATCGCGACGTCCCCGTCGCGTGCCTCCACGGGGACTTCGGCCCGCAGAACATTCACGTGGCCCCCGAATGGATCTGCGTCTTCGACCTCAGCTACGACCGCCCGGCGGCCATCTTCGACGACGTGGCCTACTTTCTGGTCACGCTGGAGACCATGAGTCCATGGCCACGCCACGTGTTCTTCGACCGCGCGCGGGCGCTGGCGTTGCGGGAACCGTTTTTGCAGGGCTATGGCCGCGGCACGGATGGAGATGACGCAACCGCGCTGGAAGGGTACTATCTGAAAGCGCTCGTGTTCCGCTGCGCGAAACAGCGCCGGAACGTCGCGGCGCGCGGCCGCCTGCCGGCGGCGGCGTTCGACCGGGTGTTCGTGGCCCGGCGCTACCCGGAGCGTCTGGAACGCCAATGTCGTCTCATTCAAAAATTGCTGTGA